A stretch of the Dioscorea cayenensis subsp. rotundata cultivar TDr96_F1 chromosome 4, TDr96_F1_v2_PseudoChromosome.rev07_lg8_w22 25.fasta, whole genome shotgun sequence genome encodes the following:
- the LOC120258575 gene encoding pentatricopeptide repeat-containing protein At5g62370-like: MRFHTFPLTAPSISQPPKSLAHITSVRAHRISLRHFIKCLRYQRNPSPLHVFPSSFGIAKTPSSSALLVAPEPSTMPNHGGHCLYLLASLLRRGLPSVALSVLDRIIICSSTPDALAAARYASSLGLPVDPARLLRPLLSSRQFTKASQVFLSFTSLSISDPSLLDSMLLCYCELRDLPRAQSLFDAIIKLKSLPSLASYGALLRLLCAKEQLSHAFSLFIRMAGAGVLPPESSYHVLIPRLCSEGYLNEARFLFDVMLGAGIRPSLRLLKSLVYGFCKGQRMLDAERVCRIMKSHGFFLDRTLCTVMIHGYCREGRINLALDLFKELKERIGCEPDAYLYNTMIYGFLKLNSVDEGWELFHEMVGCGLKPNVVTFNMMISWYCENTDVDFALKLIDTMKSYGLTPNLHCYTAVITALCKAKRLSEVQKWFDEMLDCGIIPDHLMFRLLIKNLPCDHKLWMICKVLDGLSRNGCNINASRFVRLCTSDSDEELQREVKLLFDEMAGYNIIPMKVVLHILLGAVCSRGKFSIAYLLLENMVEHGSEPSISNYNFFIRCLCKEDRIEDAYSLLCHMRRRGVLPNLATYSIIINSHCKRGDIELALRAFDEMIQQGFRPPVDVYDSIIRSLCKAGRMEEAVLTFDRMLEAGVMPDDVIYTTLINGYSKMGKIVNARYLFDEMVDRDIQLSSHAYSALINGLTKTNMFRTAGKYLRMMLEDGFVPDTVLYTMLINQFFKKGDVRLGLDLIALMVRNQVQPDLITFGAVISGICRNVSRHEKMKLSLAVKLEEARCLLFKLLSRNTIASGRLTQNIQCGTTKEKIELAREYIQLLPVVGLVPDLHIYTGMINGFCRANMRNNVNALIDSMDKAGIVLDQVACTILMGAHINSGEIDRATELFNQMNRDGCIADNVTLDTLIKGYSIAQRGMEALSLFHMMRKRGLFPSKFSCHRLLDCLCQSHASDLAFKLFEEMVSHGYMPQHDKYNKLLFMLLEEEGLQAAHKTFDMMLKRGKTPDHEAKKQLLNMCYKHGEYDLALVIDKNIPVYE; this comes from the coding sequence ATGAGATTTCATACATTTCCTCTTACCGCGCCTTCCATCTCACAGCCGCCAAAAAGCCTCGCCCATATCACATCTGTGCGAGCTCACCGAATCTctcttcggcatttcatcaaatgCTTGCGCTACCAAAGAAACCCAAGCCCCCTCCATGTCTTCCCGTCCTCCTTTGGCATTGCCAAAACCCCCTCCTCCTCCGCTCTTCTTGTTGCCCCTGAACCATCCACCATGCCAAATCACGGCGGCCACTGCCTCTACCTCCTTGCCTCCCTCCTCCGCCGGGGCTTGCCCTCTGTCGCCCTCTCCGTCCTTGATCGCATCATCATATGCTCCTCCACTCCTGACGCTCTCGCCGCTGCCCGCTATGCCTCCTCATTAGGCCTCCCAGTGGACCCTGCCCGCCTCCTCCGCCCCCTCCTTTCCTCACGGCAATTCACCAAGGCGTCTCAGGTCTTCCTCTCCTTCACCTCTCTGTCCATCTCCGATCCATCCCTTCTTGACTCAATGCTCCTATGCTACTGCGAGCTACGAGACCTTCCCCGAGCCCAATCCCTTTTTGATGCCATCATAAAGCTCAAATCTTTGCCGAGTTTAGCCTCGTACGGCGCGTTACTTCGGCTATTATGTGCCAAAGAGCAGTTGTCGCACGCTTTCTCCCTGTTTATCCGCATGGCCGGAGCTGGTGTTCTCCCTCCTGAGTCCTCTTATCACGTTTTGATTCCTCGGTTGTGCTCCGAGGGTTACTTGAATGAAGCACGCTTCTTGTTTGATGTAATGCTTGGTGCTGGCATTCGACCCTCTCTCCGTTTGTTGAAGTCCTTGGTCTATGGCTTTTGCAAAGGGCAGAGAATGTTGGACGCCGAGCGAGTTTGTAGGATCATGAAGTCGCATGGGTTCTTTTTGGATCGTACGCTGTGCACGGTGATGATTCATGGGTATTGCAGGGAAGGAAGGATAAATTTGGCTCTTGATCTTTTTAAGGAGTTGAAGGAGAGGATTGGCTGTGAGCCAGATGCATACTTGTATAATACAATGATCTATGGATTCCTGAAGCTTAATTCTGTTGATGAGGGTTGGGAGTTGTTCCATGAAATGGTGGGATGTGGCCTGAAGCCAAATGTGGTTACTTTCAATATGATGATCAGCTGGTACTGTGAAAACACTGATGTGGATTTTGCGTTGAAACTTATTGATACAATGAAGAGTTATGGTTTGACACCAAATCTGCATTGTTATACTGCAGTGATAACCGCACTTTGCAAGGCTAAGAGATTGTCGGAGGTGCAGAAGtggtttgatgaaatgcttgaCTGTGGCATCATCCCTGATCACCTTATGTTTCGGTTGCTGATTAAGAATCTCCCATGTGATCATAAGCTTTGGATGATTTGCAAGGTTTTGGATGGTCTGTCCAGGAATGGTTGCAACATCAACGCTTCGAGGTTTGTCAGATTGTGTACTTCTGATTCGGATGAGGAGTTGCAGCGGGAAGTCAAGCTTCTGTTTGATGAGATGGCGGGATACAATATAATCCCAATGAAAGTGGTTCTCCATATTTTGTTAGGAGCCGTTTGCTCACGGGGTAAGTTTAGCATTGCTTATCTCTTATTGGAGAACATGGTTGAGCATGGATCTGAGCCTTCAATTTCTAATTATAATTTCTTTATAAGATGTTTGTGCAAGGAGGATAGGATAGAGGATGCTTACTCTCTTTTATGTCATATGAGAAGGAGAGGTGTGCTTCCTAATCTGGCTACTTattcaattattataaattcTCACTGCAAGCGTGGAGACATAGAGTTAGCATTGAGAGCTTTTGATGAGATGATACAGCAGGGTTTTAGGCCTCCTGTTGACGTTTATGATTCAATTATAAGATCTTTGTGCAAAGCAGGGAGGATGGAGGAAGCTGTGCTCACCTTTGACAGGATGCTAGAGGCAGGCGTCATGCCAGATGATGTGATCTACACCACACTCATCAATGGTTATTCAAAGATGGGAAAGATTGTTAATGCTCGATATCTGTTTGATGAGATGGTGGATCGCGATATACAACTGAGTTCCCATGCTTACAGTGCTCTTATTAATGGACTGACGAAGACCAACATGTTTAGAACAGCTGGTAAATATCTGCGTATGATGCTGGAGGATGGTTTTGTGCCAGACACAGTCCTTTATACAATGCTCATAAACCAGTTCTTTAAGAAAGGGGATGTTCGCCTTGGACTAGATCTAATTGCATTGATGGTGAGGAACCAGGTTCAACCTGATCTCATCACATTTGGAGCTGTGATCAGTGGTATATGTAGAAATGTCTCGAGGCatgaaaaaatgaaactttCTTTAGCTGTAAAATTGGAGGAAGCAAGGTGCTTGCTTTTTAAGTTGTTATCACGAAATACTATTGCATCAGGAAGGCTAACTCAAAATATCCAATGTGGAACTACTAAAGAAAAAATTGAGCTAGCTAGGGAGTATATACAACTTCTCCCGGTTGTTGGTTTGGTTCCAGATTTACATATTTACACTGGGATGATTAATGGATTTTGTCGAGCTAATATGAGAAACAATGTTAATGCCCTCATAGATTCTATGGACAAAGCTGGTATTGTCCTTGACCAAGTGGCATGTACCATCTTAATGGGCGCCCATATCAATTCTGGTGAGATCGATCGTGCgactgaattatttaaccagaTGAACAGGGATGGATGCATTGCTGATAATGTTACTCTTGATACACTTATTAAAGGTTATTCTATTGCTCAAAGAGGGATGGAGGCATTATCTCTTTTTCACATGATGCGGAAGAGAGGGCTTTTCCCTAGCAAATTTTCATGTCATAGATTGCTTGACTGCCTCTGTCAAAGTCATGCTAGTGATCTTGCATTTAAACTATTTGAGGAAATGGTTTCACATGGCTATATGCCACAGCatgataaatataacaaattgcTCTTCATGCTCTTGGAAGAGGAAGGTTTGCAGGCGGCTCACAAAACCTTCGACATGATGCTTAAGAGAGGAAAAACTCCGGATCATGAGGCAAAGAAACAGCTGCTCAATATGTGTTATAAACATGGAGAATATGATCTGGCTCTTGTGATTGACAAAAATATACCAGTTTATGAGTGA